The Glycine soja cultivar W05 chromosome 3, ASM419377v2, whole genome shotgun sequence genome window below encodes:
- the LOC114405800 gene encoding protein spotted leaf 11-like, with protein MVEATQASKDNHVVAFEARSTEDWLLHAQELVPVALANAREVKGFPGRWKMIISKLEQIPSRLSDLSSHPCFSKNALCKEQLQAVSKTLKEAVELAELCVKEKYEGKLRMQSDLDALIGKLDLNLKDCGLLIKTGVLGEATLPLTVLGSMAESDIATHNNIRELLARLQIGHLEAKHKALDRLYDVMKEDEKNVLAVFGRSNISALVQLLTATSPRIREKTVTVICSLVESGSCEKWLVSEGVLPPLIRLVESGSAVGKEKATLSLQRLSMSAETTRAIVGHGGVRPLIEICQSGDSVSQAAAACTLTNVSAVPEVRQALAEEGIVRVMISLLNCGILLGSKEYAAECLQNLTSSNEYLRKSVISEGGVRSLLAYLDGPLPQESAVGALKNLIGSVSEETLVSLGLVPCLVHVLKSGSLGAQQAAASIICRVCSSMEMKKIVGEAGCIPLLIKMLEAKANNAREVAAQAISSLMVLSQNRREVKKDDKSVPNLVQLLDPSPQNTAKKYAVSCLGSLSPSKKCKKLMISYGAIGYLKKLTEMDIPGAKKLLERLERGKLRSLFSRK; from the coding sequence ATGGTGGAAGCTACTCAAGCTAGTAAAGATAACCATGTGGTTGCATTTGAAGCCCGTTCCACAGAAGACTGGTTGTTGCATGCACAGGAACTTGTTCCTGTTGCTCTTGCTAATGCAAGGGAGGTTAAGGGGTTTCCTGGTAGGTGGAAGATGATCATTTCAAAATTGGAGCAGATTCCGTCACGTTTATCGGACTTGTCAAGCCACCCTTGTTTCTCCAAGAATGCTCTTTGCAAGGAGCAATTGCAGGCTGTGTCAAAGACACTTAAAGAAGCCGTTGAATTGGCTGAGTTGTGTGTGAAGGAGAAGTATGAGGGCAAACTTCGGATGCAGAGTGATCTCGATGCATTAATTGGGAAACTGGATTTGAATTTGAAGGATTGTGGTCTCTTGATCAAGACGGGCGTGCTTGGTGAAGCTACTTTGCCATTAACAGTGTTAGGTTCTATGGCAGAATCAGATATTGCAACACACAACAATATAAGAGAACTACTTGCGCGCCTTCAGATTGGTCACTTGGAAGCAAAGCACAAAGCCTTAGACAGACTCTACGATGTTATGAAAGAGGATGAGAAGAATGTTTTGGCTGTTTTTGGTAGGAGCAATATTTCTGCTTTAGTCCAATTGCTCACAGCAACATCTCCAAGGATAAGGGAGAAGACAGTTACCGTTATATGCTCTCTCGTGGAGTCAGGAAGTTGTGAAAAGTGGCTAGTTTCTGAAGGAGTTCTGCCACCTCTCATAAGGCTTGTCGAATCTGGTAGTGCTGTGGGTAAAGAGAAGGCTACGCTATCTCTTCAGAGATTGTCAATGTCAGCTGAAACAACTCGTGCAATTGTTGGACATGGTGGTGTCCGGCCATTGATTGAGATTTGTCAAAGTGGTGATTCTGTGTCGCAGGCAGCTGCCGCCTGTACTTTGACAAATGTATCAGCTGTTCCTGAGGTGAGACAGGCTTTGGCTGAAGAAGGTATTGTGAGGGTTATGATCAGTCTTCTTAACTGTGGAATTTTATTAGGTTCCAAAGAGTATGCAGCAGAATGCTTGCAGAATCTCACTTCAAGCAATGAGTATCTGAGAAAGTCTGTGATATCAGAAGGCGGTGTTAGGAGTCTTCTGGCTTATCTTGACGGTCCACTTCCCCAAGAATCTGCAGTTGGAGCTTTGAAAAATCTGATTGGATCAGTTTCTGAGGAAACTTTAGTTTCTCTTGGTTTGGTTCCCTGTTTGGTTCACGTGCTGAAGTCCGGATCATTGGGTGCTCAACAAGCTGCTGCGTCTATCATCTGCCGTGTTTGCAGCTCAATGGAGATGAAGAAAATAGTTGGTGAAGCCGGGTGCATCCCTCTTCTTATAAAGATGCTTGAGGCTAAAGCAAATAATGCTAGAGAGGTTGCTGCTCAAGCGATTTCAAGCCTAATGGTTCTGTCCCAGAATCGGAGAGAGGTTAAGAAGGATGATAAAAGTGTGCCAAATCTGGTCCAGTTGCTTGATCCAAGCCCCCAGAACACTGCAAAAAAGTATGCAGTTTCTTGCCTTGGATCACTTTCTCCAAGTAAGAAATGTAAGAAACTGATGATTTCATACGGAGCAATTGGGTATCTGAAGAAGCTTACAGAGATGGACATTCCAGGAGCTAAAAAGCTGCTAGAGCGATTGGAAAGAGGGAAATTGAGAAGCTTGTTCAGCAGAAAGTAG
- the LOC114405801 gene encoding serine/arginine-rich splicing factor RS41-like isoform X1 codes for MKPVFCGNLDFDARQSDVERLFRRYGKVDRVDMKSGFAFVYMEDERDAEYAIRRLDRTEFGRKGRRIRVEWTKQERDSRRSGGDSRKSSSNSRPSKTLFVINFDPVNARTRDLERHFDSYGKILNIRIRRNFAFIQFESQEDATRALEATNLSKFMDRVITVEYAIRDDDDRDRRNGYSPDRRGHDSPDGRYGRGRSPSPYRRGRGSPDYGHGSNPSSRPEPRGSPKYDRAESPINGRYDSRSPPPRDRSRS; via the exons atgaaacctGTTTTCTGCGGAAACCTGGATTTCGACGCGCGTCAATCCGACGTGGAGAGGCTCTTCAGAAGATACGGCAAGGTTGATAGAGTCGACATGAAATCCG GGTTTGCTTTCGTCTACATGGAAGATGAACGTGATGCTGAGTACGCAATCAGAAGGCTTGATAGAACAGAATTTGGTAGAAAGGGTCGCCGGATTCGTGTTGAGTGGACTAAG CAAGAACGTGACAGTAGAAGGTCAGGTGGTGATTCCAGAAAATCTTCATCTAATTCAAGACCATCCAAAACTttgtttgttataaattttgatccCGTTAATGCCAGGACAAGGGATCTGGAGAGACATTTTGATTCCTAtgggaaaatattaaatataagaatCAGAAGGAATTTTGCTTTTATTCAGTTTGAATCCCAGGAGGATGCTACTAGAGCTTTGGAGGCGACCAACCTGAG CAAGTTTATGGACCGTGTTATCACTGTGGAGTATGCCATAAGAGATGATGATGACAGAGACAGAAGGAATGGATACAGTCCTGATAGAAGAGGCCATGACTCTCCTGATGGGAGATATGGTCGTGGTAGATCCCCCAGTCCATATCGTAGAGGTAGGGGTAGCCCAGATTATGGTCATGGATCGAATCCATCTTCCAGACCAGAACCAAGAGGAAGCCCCAAGTATGATCGAGCTGAAAGCCCAATAAATGGGAGATATGATAG cCGGTCTCCCCCACCCCGAGATAGGTCTCGATCTTGA
- the LOC114405801 gene encoding serine/arginine-rich splicing factor RS41-like isoform X3 produces MEDERDAEYAIRRLDRTEFGRKGRRIRVEWTKQERDSRRSGGDSRKSSSNSRPSKTLFVINFDPVNARTRDLERHFDSYGKILNIRIRRNFAFIQFESQEDATRALEATNLSKFMDRVITVEYAIRDDDDRDRRNGYSPDRRGHDSPDGRYGRGRSPSPYRRGRGSPDYGHGSNPSSRPEPRGSPKYDRAESPINGRYDSRSPPPRDRSRS; encoded by the exons ATGGAAGATGAACGTGATGCTGAGTACGCAATCAGAAGGCTTGATAGAACAGAATTTGGTAGAAAGGGTCGCCGGATTCGTGTTGAGTGGACTAAG CAAGAACGTGACAGTAGAAGGTCAGGTGGTGATTCCAGAAAATCTTCATCTAATTCAAGACCATCCAAAACTttgtttgttataaattttgatccCGTTAATGCCAGGACAAGGGATCTGGAGAGACATTTTGATTCCTAtgggaaaatattaaatataagaatCAGAAGGAATTTTGCTTTTATTCAGTTTGAATCCCAGGAGGATGCTACTAGAGCTTTGGAGGCGACCAACCTGAG CAAGTTTATGGACCGTGTTATCACTGTGGAGTATGCCATAAGAGATGATGATGACAGAGACAGAAGGAATGGATACAGTCCTGATAGAAGAGGCCATGACTCTCCTGATGGGAGATATGGTCGTGGTAGATCCCCCAGTCCATATCGTAGAGGTAGGGGTAGCCCAGATTATGGTCATGGATCGAATCCATCTTCCAGACCAGAACCAAGAGGAAGCCCCAAGTATGATCGAGCTGAAAGCCCAATAAATGGGAGATATGATAG cCGGTCTCCCCCACCCCGAGATAGGTCTCGATCTTGA
- the LOC114405801 gene encoding serine/arginine-rich splicing factor RS41-like isoform X2 — protein MTFAQCSISNMFQHRNHDDFATVAGFAFVYMEDERDAEYAIRRLDRTEFGRKGRRIRVEWTKQERDSRRSGGDSRKSSSNSRPSKTLFVINFDPVNARTRDLERHFDSYGKILNIRIRRNFAFIQFESQEDATRALEATNLSKFMDRVITVEYAIRDDDDRDRRNGYSPDRRGHDSPDGRYGRGRSPSPYRRGRGSPDYGHGSNPSSRPEPRGSPKYDRAESPINGRYDSRSPPPRDRSRS, from the exons ATGACTTTTGCTCAGTGTTCAATTTCCAACATGTTTCAACATAGAAACCATGATGATTTCGCAACTGTGGCAG GGTTTGCTTTCGTCTACATGGAAGATGAACGTGATGCTGAGTACGCAATCAGAAGGCTTGATAGAACAGAATTTGGTAGAAAGGGTCGCCGGATTCGTGTTGAGTGGACTAAG CAAGAACGTGACAGTAGAAGGTCAGGTGGTGATTCCAGAAAATCTTCATCTAATTCAAGACCATCCAAAACTttgtttgttataaattttgatccCGTTAATGCCAGGACAAGGGATCTGGAGAGACATTTTGATTCCTAtgggaaaatattaaatataagaatCAGAAGGAATTTTGCTTTTATTCAGTTTGAATCCCAGGAGGATGCTACTAGAGCTTTGGAGGCGACCAACCTGAG CAAGTTTATGGACCGTGTTATCACTGTGGAGTATGCCATAAGAGATGATGATGACAGAGACAGAAGGAATGGATACAGTCCTGATAGAAGAGGCCATGACTCTCCTGATGGGAGATATGGTCGTGGTAGATCCCCCAGTCCATATCGTAGAGGTAGGGGTAGCCCAGATTATGGTCATGGATCGAATCCATCTTCCAGACCAGAACCAAGAGGAAGCCCCAAGTATGATCGAGCTGAAAGCCCAATAAATGGGAGATATGATAG cCGGTCTCCCCCACCCCGAGATAGGTCTCGATCTTGA
- the LOC114405803 gene encoding RING-H2 finger protein ATL39-like, which produces MGIDTNLVTTVIGFGLSATFIVFVCARIICGRLRERTRTIYEIEAITDIERAEYHGNDPAPAFVAAIPTLNFNHEAFSSIETTQCVICLAEYKEKELLRIIPKCGHTFHLSCIDMWLRKQSTCPVCRLSLQNALETKHVRHATFTIRHSLDESNTAERNTDSNQRLVELDSSNDSQQPTLGEPEARQ; this is translated from the exons ATGGGTATCGATACCAATTTGGTGACCACTGTCATTGGCTTTGGTTTGAGTGCAACTTTCATTGTTTTTGTTTGCGCAAGAATAATTTGTGGAAGACTACGAGAGCGAACACGGACTATATATGAAATTGAAGCAATAACAGATATAGAAcgg GCAGAATATCATGGTAATGACCCTGCGCCTGCTTTTGTTGCTGCAATCCCCACTTTGAATTTCAACCATGAAGCCTTCAGTTCAATTGAAACTACACA GTGTGTGATATGCTTGGCAGAGTACAAAGAAAAAGAGCTATTGCGAATCATACCTAAATGTGGCCACACATTTCACCTTTCTTGCATTGATATGTGGCTGAGAAAACAGTCCACATGTCCAGTGTGTCGTTTGTCACTGCAGAATGCTCTTGAAACAAAACATGTGAGGCATGCAACGTTTACCATCAGGCATTCTCTTGATGAGTCCAATACTGCAGAAAGGAACACAGATAGTAATCAGAGGCTAGTTGAACTTGATTCTAGTAACGACTCCCAACAACCAACTTTGGGAGAACCAGAAGCTAGACAGTGA
- the LOC114405804 gene encoding protein-ribulosamine 3-kinase, chloroplastic, whose protein sequence is MTSAHVGAMSSSTCFPSLPRLLRPSFTKTKSSPKFSMSMSKDPVREWILSDGKATEITKISPVGGGCINLASRYDTDAGSFFVKTNRSIGPSMFEAEALGLGAMYETGTIRVPKPYKVGPLPTGGSFIIMEFIQFGASRGYQSDLGRKLAEMHKAGKSSKGFGFDVDNTIGSTPQVNTWSSDWVQFYGEHRLGYQLKLALDQYGDRTIYDKGQRLVKSMAPLFANVVIEPCLLHGDLWSGNISSDKNGEPVILDPACYYGHSEAEFGMSWCAGFGGSFYNSYFEVMPKQPGFEERRDLYMLYHYLNHYNLFGSGYRSSAMSIIDDYLAILKA, encoded by the exons ATGACGAGTGCACACGTGGGAGCCATGTCTAGTTCTACATGCTTCCCTTCACTTCCTCGACTTCTTCGACCTTCTTTCACCAAAACCAAATCATCACCTA AGTTCAGCATGAGCATGAGCAAGGATCCGGTTCGTGAGTGGATTCTTTCTGATGGGAAAGCTACGGAGATAACCAAAATTAGCCCTGTTGGTGGGGGTTGTATCAATCTTGCTAGTCGCTACGACACCGATGCTGGTTCATTCTTTGTTAAAACAAACAG GAGTATTGGACCATCCATGTTTGAAGCTGAGGCTCTTGGTTTAGGAGCTATGTATGAAACCGGGACTATCCGTGTACCTAAGCCCTATAAG GTTGGACCGCTACCTACTGGTGGTTCTTTCATCATTATGGAATTCATACAATTTGGTGCATCTAGAGGCTATCAG TCTGATCTAGGGAGGAAGCTTGCTGAAATGCATAAAGCTGGAAAATCTAGTAAAGGCTTTGGTTTCGATGTTGATAACACCATTGGCAG CACTCCACAAGTAAACACCTGGTCATCAGATTGGGTTCAATTTTATGGAGAGCATAGATTGGGTTACCAGTTGAAGTTGGCATTAGACCAGTATGGTGACAGAACTATTTATGACAAAG GACAGAGACTGGTGAAAAGCATGGCACCCTTGTTTGCCAATGTAGTGATAGAACCATGCTTACTACACGGAGACCTCTGGAGTGGAAACATCAGTTCTGACAAAAATGGAGAGCCTGTCATATTGGACCCTGCATGTTATT ATGGACACAGTGAAGCAGAATTTGGAATGTCTTGGTGTGCTGGCTTTGGAGGATCATTCTATAATTCTTATTTTGAG GTGATGCCTAAGCAACCAGGCTTTGAGGAGAGGAGAGACCTTTATATGCTGTATcactatttaaatcattacaaTCTCTTTGGTTCTGGATACCGATCTTCCGCCATGTCTATAATCGATGATTATCTTGCAATTTTAAAAGCTTAG